The Nitrosarchaeum sp. region CAGGTGCTGATCTGTTAGATTTAGGAGTACCATTACCTGAAATAACTATTGAAAAAGTAGATTTTCATGACTCTGAAATTCAAGCAACTGTAAGAAACACTGGACCAATTCCAGTTGAGATTGCAATGGCAGATGTAAATGATAGAATTCAACCTGCTGCCGTAGAACCAGATAGGTCTCTTGAACGATTCGAATCAGCTTTGGTCAGAATTCCTTTTGAATGGAATGAGGCTGAACCATACATAGTTGGAATTACTATAGGTGATGGAACAAGATTTGAAAAAGAAATAGAAGCAGCAGCTCCTGCACTAGAACCTACTCTGGATCTTGCAATATTTTTTGCAATAATTGGAACTTATGTTGGAATAATCCCTGTTATGATAGGATTACTCTGGCTTCCTTTTATTAAGAAAATTAGCAAACAAAAATTTCATTTCTTTTTAGCATTAACTGCAGGATTGTTATTTTTCTTAGCAATTGATTCAATTGAAGAGGCAGTAGAAGTATCAAATGAAAGTCTTGCAGGAAGCTTCAATGGAATTTTGCTCATTGCAACTGTAATTGTATTATCTTTTCTGGGATTATTTTATTCAGGAAATAAACTTGTTTCAAGAGCTAACTCTTCCAAGATTGCAAAACCTGTTGCAATCGCATTAATGATATCAATTGGAATTGGACTACACAATTTTGGAGAAGGATTAGCAATCGGTGCAGCAGTCGGTTTAGGCTCTGTTGCATTT contains the following coding sequences:
- a CDS encoding divalent cation transporter, giving the protein MELSDNSSKVKIVASGLIPFAFVIIMMAYIFGPGADLLDLGVPLPEITIEKVDFHDSEIQATVRNTGPIPVEIAMADVNDRIQPAAVEPDRSLERFESALVRIPFEWNEAEPYIVGITIGDGTRFEKEIEAAAPALEPTLDLAIFFAIIGTYVGIIPVMIGLLWLPFIKKISKQKFHFFLALTAGLLFFLAIDSIEEAVEVSNESLAGSFNGILLIATVIVLSFLGLFYSGNKLVSRANSSKIAKPVAIALMISIGIGLHNFGEGLAIGAAVGLGSVAFSTFLIVGFALHNTTEGIAIAAPMSRGKLMIGKLAAMGMIAGSPAIFGAWLGGFVYSPFTSIIFLSIGAGAIFQVIIVILKWIRDEGDITLSSASVASGFAIGMLVMYLTSILV